A genomic window from Sphingobacterium spiritivorum includes:
- a CDS encoding PA0069 family radical SAM protein, whose product MLIFLVFLSMEESNYFKGRGAQVNPNNKFFVSQYVQEHIEGLDEPFLEHVPTQLIPTHPKKIISVSDSPDLHFTQSINPYQGCEHGCIYCYARNAHEYWGFSAGLDFERKILVKYDAARLLEKQFNNVNYQPSAIMLSGNTDCYQPIERKLKITRSILEIMLRYRHPVSIISKNSLMLRDLDIIEELAKLQLISVAVTINSLSEEVRQKMEPRTVTASARLKLIEKLAGKGVPVMLMVAPIVPGINSDEMPLLIKSAAAAGARSASYTIVRLNGAIADIFKDWLYKNYPDRADKVLHGIADCHNGKLNDSEFGRRIRGEGNLAESIRDLFRLSVKQHMGKNDHPTIRTDLFQVPNRGRQLGLF is encoded by the coding sequence ATGCTAATATTTTTAGTATTTTTGAGTATGGAAGAGTCGAATTACTTTAAAGGAAGAGGTGCACAGGTCAATCCTAATAATAAATTTTTTGTATCTCAATATGTACAGGAGCATATTGAAGGGTTAGACGAGCCCTTTCTGGAGCATGTCCCCACTCAGTTAATTCCTACTCATCCCAAAAAAATCATTTCCGTTTCAGATAGTCCTGATCTTCATTTTACGCAATCTATTAACCCTTATCAGGGATGTGAGCATGGCTGTATTTATTGCTATGCCCGCAATGCGCATGAGTACTGGGGATTCAGTGCCGGATTGGATTTTGAACGCAAGATACTGGTCAAGTATGATGCTGCCCGGCTATTGGAAAAACAATTTAATAATGTAAACTATCAACCCTCTGCTATTATGCTTTCCGGCAATACAGACTGCTATCAACCTATAGAACGCAAACTAAAAATCACAAGATCTATTCTGGAAATCATGTTGAGATACAGACATCCGGTCTCTATCATCAGTAAAAATTCGCTGATGTTGCGGGATCTGGATATAATAGAAGAGCTGGCCAAGTTGCAATTGATCTCTGTAGCGGTTACGATCAATTCCCTGAGTGAAGAGGTAAGGCAGAAGATGGAGCCACGTACAGTGACTGCTTCAGCAAGACTGAAACTGATTGAAAAGCTGGCTGGTAAGGGAGTACCTGTAATGCTTATGGTTGCGCCTATAGTACCCGGAATCAACAGCGATGAGATGCCGTTACTGATCAAAAGTGCTGCAGCAGCCGGAGCACGGTCTGCCAGCTATACTATTGTCCGGTTGAATGGTGCTATAGCAGACATTTTTAAAGACTGGTTGTATAAAAATTATCCTGATCGTGCAGACAAGGTATTGCATGGGATAGCGGATTGCCACAATGGAAAACTGAATGACAGTGAATTCGGAAGAAGGATAAGAGGGGAAGGAAATCTTGCTGAAAGTATACGTGATCTGTTTCGCTTATCAGTGAAACAACACATGGGCAAAAATGATCATCCGACAATACGAACAGATCTTTTTCAGGTCCCTAATCGCGGGCGGCAGCTGGGGCTTTTCTGA
- a CDS encoding carboxylesterase family protein: MYIKSVVSFLIFLTLFIQTTVAQPSPVKGETAYPFMIQLPKAEILENKPPILVFLHGRSLSGTNLNRVTRYGVLYAMAKGQEVPAIVVAPQSRGGWDPDKVMEVVDYTIKKYNADSSRIYVAGMSMGGYGTMDVAGKYPDRIAAAVAICGGGTLSYAQNLAKVPLWVQHGNKDYIVPMSESKKIVNAIKKVDADADVTLTIIPGGNHGSVERLFHQDDIYDWMFKHVKN, from the coding sequence AGACTACTGTTGCGCAGCCAAGTCCGGTAAAAGGAGAGACTGCATACCCTTTTATGATTCAGCTACCTAAAGCTGAAATTCTTGAAAATAAGCCTCCTATATTGGTATTTCTTCATGGCAGAAGTCTTTCCGGAACAAATCTGAACCGTGTAACCCGCTACGGAGTACTCTATGCGATGGCTAAGGGCCAGGAAGTACCGGCTATTGTCGTCGCTCCGCAATCAAGAGGCGGATGGGATCCGGATAAAGTAATGGAAGTAGTAGATTATACAATCAAAAAATATAATGCCGACAGTTCCAGAATATATGTAGCAGGAATGAGTATGGGTGGATATGGTACGATGGATGTAGCGGGGAAATACCCTGACAGGATAGCTGCAGCAGTCGCCATTTGCGGAGGAGGAACATTGAGCTATGCACAAAATCTGGCTAAAGTACCTCTTTGGGTACAACATGGAAATAAGGATTATATCGTACCGATGTCTGAATCCAAGAAAATTGTGAATGCTATTAAAAAAGTAGATGCTGATGCTGATGTAACGTTAACCATTATTCCGGGAGGAAATCACGGTAGCGTGGAGCGTCTTTTTCATCAGGATGATATCTATGACTGGATGTTCAAGCATGTAAAAAATTAA